A single window of Penaeus vannamei isolate JL-2024 chromosome 24, ASM4276789v1, whole genome shotgun sequence DNA harbors:
- the LOC138866107 gene encoding heterogeneous nuclear ribonucleoprotein A3 homolog 2-like, with the protein MWELYGSRVWVDVGGMRKWIVVDMGGKEAKIVNKGGGKRRRATLRLTQGGGGNEAGGGGDGGGDGVGGSGNEGDGDGGGGNDGGEDDGVGGGDGGGGNDGGEGDGVGGGDGVGGSGNEGDGDGGGGNEAGGGGVGGGDGVGGRDNEGDGDGGGGNEDGGEGDGVEVVMVEVIIKGGSGSDGVGGSGDGGCGNEGGGEGDGVGGSGDGGGRTEGDSELALVTGAKVMLKAKVMVTAIMKMIVVAVVVDDKSGGEGVERAHCGGYDIS; encoded by the exons ATGTGGGAGTTATACGGAAGTAGAGTTTGGGTGGATGTGGGAGGTATGCGAAAGTGGATAGTTGTGGATATGGGAG gtAAGGAAGCCAAGATTGTAAacaaagggggagggaaacgCCGCCGCGCCACGCTCAGGCTAACACAGGGTGGAGGTGGTAATgaggctggtggtggaggtgatgggggaggtgatggtgttggtggaagTGGTAATgaaggagatggtgatggtggaggtggtaatgatggtggtgaagatgatggtgttggtggaggtgatggtggaggtggtaatgatggtggtgaaggtgatggtgttggtggaggtgatggtgttggtggaagTGGTAATgaaggggatggtgatggtggaggtggtaatgaggctggtggtggaggtgttggtggaggtgatggtgttggtggacgTGATAATgaaggagatggtgatggtggaggtggtaatgaggatggtggtgaaggtgatggtgttgagg TGGTGATGGTGGAAGTGATAATTAAAGGTGGTAGTGGAagtgatggtgttggaggtagtggtgatggtggttgtggtaatgagggtggtggtgaaggcGATGGTGTTGGGGGCAGCGGTGATGGTGGAGGTCGTACTGAAGGTGATAGTGAACTGGCGCTGGTTACGGGGGCAAAAGTGATGTTGAAGGCGAAAGTGATGGTGACagcgataatgaagatgattgtggtggcggtggttgtTGATGACAAAAGTGGTGGTGAAGGTGTTGAACGTGCACATTGTGGTGGTTATGACATTAGTTAA